The following are from one region of the Leptolyngbya iicbica LK genome:
- a CDS encoding GNAT family N-acetyltransferase: MNSPTAQLRPTTPDDLDFVLPAEAAAHAAGYVRLWTRDRHLQTLADANEGHWIIEDATTRDRVGYVILLGLQDPDQCLLLKRIVITQTGQGYGREVLMQVLDKAFNEFAAHRVWLDVMEENHRARSLYRSLGFVEEGRLRESVKLGEQFASMWLMSMLRSEFLARS, translated from the coding sequence ATGAACTCCCCCACTGCCCAACTGCGCCCGACAACGCCCGACGATCTGGACTTTGTGTTGCCAGCGGAAGCAGCGGCCCATGCAGCGGGCTATGTGCGACTGTGGACGCGCGATCGCCATTTGCAAACCCTGGCCGATGCCAATGAGGGCCACTGGATCATTGAAGATGCGACGACGCGCGATCGCGTCGGTTATGTGATTTTGCTCGGGCTGCAAGACCCGGATCAGTGCCTGCTACTCAAACGCATTGTGATTACCCAAACGGGCCAGGGCTATGGTCGCGAGGTCCTTATGCAGGTGCTCGATAAAGCCTTTAACGAGTTTGCCGCCCACCGGGTTTGGCTGGATGTGATGGAAGAGAACCATCGAGCGCGATCGCTGTATCGCAGTTTGGGCTTCGTGGAAGAGGGCCGCCTGCGGGAAAGCGTCAAACTGGGCGAGCAGTTTGCGTCGATGTGGCTGATGTCGATGTTGCGATCAGAATTTTTGGCGCGATCGTAG
- a CDS encoding endonuclease/exonuclease/phosphatase family protein, whose translation MAKQQFRIGTFNLNNLVLPEVEYYHGESYSVADYRQKVDWTARQLDRMQVDLVGFQEIFQPEALADVLATTQSAQQHQLVMADGIGKGPGVALATRFPVLGQRVYVDFPPESWLSVDAEKARIPLTSFSHPVLAVDVELPNGMHCTVFVVHLKSKRPTMFREVDRTDPVEIAKGQARSLIRRAAEATALRYILMEKLRDRRYPVIVMGDVNDNDTAVTTQLVSGQPPWECWPFRRKVPVWDTLLYQVKDIQARLGYGDHYYTHIHNGHYDSLDHIMVSEEFAPRNRNHIGQVIYVSVYNDHLFDQTLLDDQIERWKSDHGQVVATIALDD comes from the coding sequence TTGGCAAAACAGCAGTTTCGGATTGGCACGTTTAACCTCAACAACCTAGTGTTGCCTGAGGTGGAGTACTATCACGGCGAGTCTTACTCAGTCGCGGACTATCGTCAAAAGGTGGACTGGACGGCGCGCCAACTCGACCGGATGCAAGTTGACCTGGTGGGATTTCAAGAAATTTTTCAGCCAGAGGCGTTGGCTGACGTCTTAGCCACCACCCAGAGCGCTCAACAGCATCAGTTAGTGATGGCCGACGGAATTGGCAAGGGGCCAGGGGTCGCGCTAGCGACGCGATTTCCCGTCTTGGGGCAGCGCGTTTACGTCGACTTTCCGCCGGAAAGCTGGCTAAGTGTGGATGCGGAAAAGGCACGGATTCCGCTCACCTCATTTTCGCATCCGGTGCTAGCGGTGGATGTGGAGTTGCCCAATGGCATGCACTGCACCGTGTTTGTGGTGCATTTGAAGTCAAAGCGACCGACGATGTTTCGCGAGGTCGATCGCACCGATCCCGTAGAAATTGCGAAAGGGCAGGCGCGATCGCTAATCCGCCGCGCCGCCGAGGCCACGGCTCTGCGCTATATCTTGATGGAAAAGTTGCGAGATCGCCGCTATCCGGTCATTGTGATGGGCGATGTGAACGATAACGATACGGCAGTGACGACGCAACTGGTTTCCGGGCAGCCACCGTGGGAATGCTGGCCGTTCCGCAGAAAAGTGCCCGTGTGGGACACACTGCTGTATCAGGTCAAAGATATCCAGGCGCGGCTGGGCTACGGCGACCACTATTACACCCACATCCACAATGGGCATTACGACAGCCTCGACCACATCATGGTGAGTGAGGAATTTGCCCCGCGCAATCGCAACCACATTGGTCAGGTCATTTACGTCTCGGTTTACAATGACCACCTATTTGACCAAACGCTGCTGGACGACCAGATTGAACGCTGGAAGTCCGATCACGGTCAGGTGGTGGCGACGATCGCGCTAGATGATTAA